A single genomic interval of bacterium harbors:
- the aat gene encoding leucyl/phenylalanyl-tRNA--protein transferase, protein MPVIPPEELLGMYAAGIFPMADGRDGPIMLFSPDPRCIIEPEGLHISHSLGKIIRSGRYHIHINRDFEQVMRACAARDDTWISEDIIRSYCALHERGLAHSVEAWRDEQLAGGLYGVSLGGAFFGESMFFTQRDASKVALAALCEQMLRQGMPLLDVQYSTPHLTRLGAFEVSRKNYLARLEQALALPVTFLSETLPAEGEGEN, encoded by the coding sequence ATGCCCGTCATTCCCCCCGAAGAACTTCTTGGCATGTATGCGGCCGGAATCTTCCCGATGGCCGATGGGAGAGATGGCCCCATTATGCTTTTCAGTCCTGACCCCCGATGTATTATCGAGCCTGAAGGACTGCATATCTCTCATTCCCTCGGTAAAATCATCCGCTCCGGCCGCTACCACATCCACATAAACCGTGATTTCGAACAGGTGATGCGTGCATGCGCGGCAAGGGATGATACGTGGATTTCCGAAGACATCATCCGCAGCTATTGCGCGCTGCATGAGCGCGGATTGGCGCACTCAGTGGAGGCGTGGAGAGATGAACAGCTGGCGGGGGGGCTCTATGGTGTCAGTTTGGGAGGGGCGTTTTTCGGGGAATCCATGTTTTTTACGCAGCGGGATGCCTCCAAAGTCGCACTTGCCGCTCTCTGCGAACAGATGCTGCGGCAGGGCATGCCGCTTCTCGATGTGCAGTACAGCACACCGCATCTGACGCGACTCGGAGCGTTTGAAGTTTCGCGCAAGAATTATCTTGCCAGGCTGGAACAGGCGCTCGCATTGCCTGTCACGTTTCTGTCGGAAACGCTGCCCGCAGAAGGGGAAGGGGAAAACTGA
- the gyrA gene encoding DNA gyrase subunit A, which produces MSTSSEKILRVSIEDELKSSYIDYSMSVIVSRAIPDVRDGLKPVHRRILYGMSELGLTPNRGYKKSARIVGEVLGKYHPHGDSAVYDTMVRMVQDFSLRYPLVQGQGNFGSVDGDSAAAMRYTEARMAPIAMEMLRDLEKDTVDFASNFDDSLQEPRVLPTLLPTMLLNGAGGIAVGMATNIPPHNLTEIVTGLLALIENPELGPEDLMKHVTAPDFPTGGIIFGYQGVQDAYLTGRGKMIVRGRANVETLKNGRENVIISELPYQVNKANLIEKTADLVKAGKIDGISNIRDESDRDGMRIVIEIKRDGNPEVVLNNMYRHTQMQVTFGAIMLALVDGRPKVLTLKEMMQHFLDFRHEVVVRRTKFELAEAERRAHILEGYIIALDNIDEVIETIKKSRDVNSARSNLMKKFKLSEIQAKAILDMRLQRLTGLERKKIEDEYKETIKLINYLRGILDNTQLRWQLIGDELRQLRDKYGDERRTEIIYDYADFRLEDMIAEEDVVITISHQGFIKRTPLSTYRRQGRGGKGVAGSANREDDFVEHMFIASTHHYILFFTDKGRCYWLKVFEVPEGGRTARGRAIINLISKQKDENVAAFLTVKEFTDNEYIMMVTSKGTVKKTVLSAYGNPRSTGIIAINLSKDDNLIDAKITDGKNDILVATRQGQAIRFNEDDVRDMGRSATGVRGISLAKKDVVIGMIVGRANGNVLVVSENGYGKRSEVASYRLTKRGGKGVITMNVTSKTGPVISIKEVSDQDDIVIITEKGLVIRQHVRKIRVMGRNTQGVRLIHLREGDSIADVARVAADQDIDNKNAEIVEPEQ; this is translated from the coding sequence ATGTCAACCTCCTCTGAAAAAATCCTTCGTGTCAGTATCGAAGACGAGCTCAAGAGCTCGTATATAGATTATTCAATGTCCGTCATCGTATCCCGCGCCATCCCGGATGTGCGTGACGGGCTCAAGCCCGTTCACCGGCGCATCCTCTACGGGATGAGCGAACTCGGCCTGACACCGAACCGCGGCTACAAGAAATCGGCGCGTATCGTCGGTGAAGTGCTCGGTAAGTACCACCCCCACGGCGACAGCGCTGTCTACGACACCATGGTACGCATGGTGCAGGACTTCTCCCTGCGCTACCCGCTGGTACAGGGTCAGGGAAACTTCGGATCCGTCGACGGAGATTCCGCGGCGGCCATGCGTTACACTGAGGCGCGCATGGCACCGATCGCTATGGAAATGCTGCGCGACCTTGAGAAAGACACCGTCGATTTTGCATCCAATTTTGACGATTCACTGCAGGAACCGCGCGTCCTTCCCACACTGCTTCCCACCATGCTGCTCAATGGCGCCGGTGGTATCGCCGTCGGTATGGCCACGAATATCCCGCCCCACAACCTCACGGAAATCGTGACCGGCCTTCTGGCGCTGATCGAGAATCCCGAGTTGGGTCCTGAAGATCTGATGAAGCATGTCACCGCGCCGGATTTCCCGACCGGCGGCATCATTTTCGGCTACCAGGGCGTGCAGGATGCATATCTGACCGGTCGCGGCAAGATGATCGTACGCGGCAGGGCCAATGTGGAGACGCTGAAGAACGGACGTGAAAACGTCATCATCAGCGAACTCCCCTACCAGGTCAACAAGGCCAACCTCATCGAGAAAACTGCCGATCTGGTAAAAGCCGGAAAAATCGACGGTATCAGCAATATCCGTGACGAATCCGATCGTGACGGCATGCGCATCGTCATCGAGATCAAACGCGATGGCAATCCCGAAGTCGTTCTCAACAACATGTACCGTCACACGCAGATGCAGGTGACCTTCGGGGCCATCATGCTCGCGCTCGTCGACGGACGTCCGAAAGTGCTGACGCTCAAGGAAATGATGCAGCATTTTCTCGACTTCAGGCACGAAGTCGTCGTACGCCGTACGAAGTTTGAATTGGCCGAGGCGGAGCGGCGCGCGCACATTCTCGAGGGATATATCATCGCGCTCGACAACATCGACGAGGTGATCGAAACCATCAAGAAATCACGCGACGTCAATTCGGCCCGCAGCAACCTGATGAAAAAGTTCAAGCTGAGTGAAATTCAGGCCAAGGCGATTCTGGACATGCGCCTGCAGCGGCTGACCGGGCTCGAGCGCAAGAAAATCGAGGACGAGTACAAGGAAACCATCAAGCTCATCAACTATCTGCGCGGCATCCTCGACAACACACAGCTGCGCTGGCAGCTGATTGGCGACGAACTCCGTCAGCTGCGAGACAAGTACGGTGATGAGCGCCGCACAGAGATCATCTACGATTACGCGGATTTCCGTCTCGAAGATATGATCGCGGAAGAAGACGTGGTCATCACCATCAGCCACCAGGGCTTTATCAAGCGCACTCCCCTGAGCACGTACAGGCGGCAGGGACGCGGCGGCAAGGGAGTCGCCGGCTCCGCCAACCGGGAAGACGATTTCGTCGAGCACATGTTCATCGCCTCGACGCATCATTACATCCTCTTCTTTACCGACAAGGGGCGCTGCTACTGGCTGAAGGTGTTCGAGGTACCGGAAGGCGGCCGTACCGCAAGGGGACGCGCAATCATCAATCTCATCAGCAAACAGAAAGATGAAAACGTCGCCGCATTCCTCACCGTAAAGGAATTCACCGACAACGAATACATCATGATGGTGACGTCCAAGGGAACCGTGAAGAAAACCGTGCTCAGTGCCTACGGCAATCCGCGTTCCACAGGCATCATCGCCATCAACCTGTCGAAGGATGACAACCTCATCGATGCGAAAATCACTGACGGGAAAAACGACATTCTCGTCGCCACACGTCAGGGACAGGCCATCCGCTTCAACGAAGACGATGTGCGCGACATGGGCCGCAGTGCGACCGGTGTCCGGGGCATTTCCCTCGCGAAAAAAGATGTCGTCATCGGGATGATCGTCGGACGCGCCAACGGGAACGTCCTTGTCGTCAGCGAAAATGGCTATGGAAAACGCAGTGAAGTGGCCTCGTACCGCCTCACGAAACGCGGCGGCAAAGGTGTGATTACGATGAATGTCACATCGAAAACCGGCCCTGTCATTTCCATTAAGGAAGTCTCGGATCAGGACGATATCGTCATCATCACGGAAAAGGGCCTGGTGATTCGACAGCATGTGCGGAAGATCCGCGTCATGGGACGCAACACGCAGGGCGTCCGTCTCATTCATCTCCGCGAAGGAGATTCCATCGCCGACGTCGCCCGTGTCGCAGCCGATCAGGATATCGACAACAAGAATGCAGAGATCGTCGAACCTGAACAATAG
- a CDS encoding tyrosine-type recombinase/integrase — MIDLSETGRLLPLSHMGEDSLQHIREAFQKYLAEQGKHQNTIRSYANDLKQFMQWSRSSFGDQFMLAELTRSDIQDYRTFLLTRNSSPASVNRKITALRQFFEYCVVQSLMQRNPAAEISGISAEPRAPTVLQRKDALLLARTAERNPGPLEGAVILLLLHSGLRSSELCGMTVGDVHLTPREGRVFIKGQRGKTTRFVYLSTRAQNALRQFMRWRGVSVMAKRLRKEPLFITYEGNPLTQQAVDQLVKRVGKTAGLPDITPSMLRNTYAANALQSGKSLDSLARAMGVSSIKTLQKLKEELDDEQEN; from the coding sequence ATGATTGACTTAAGTGAAACAGGACGGTTATTACCACTGTCACACATGGGCGAAGACAGTCTCCAACATATACGCGAAGCGTTTCAGAAGTACCTCGCAGAGCAGGGGAAGCATCAGAACACCATCCGCTCCTACGCAAATGACCTCAAGCAGTTCATGCAGTGGAGCAGGAGTTCGTTCGGCGACCAGTTCATGCTGGCGGAACTGACACGCAGCGACATCCAGGATTACAGGACTTTTCTTCTTACACGAAATTCCTCACCTGCGTCGGTGAACCGGAAAATCACCGCGTTGCGTCAGTTTTTCGAATACTGTGTCGTGCAGTCGCTGATGCAGCGCAATCCAGCCGCGGAGATCAGCGGCATATCCGCCGAACCGCGCGCACCGACCGTTTTGCAGCGGAAGGATGCCCTGCTGCTCGCGCGCACGGCGGAACGAAATCCGGGTCCACTCGAGGGGGCGGTCATACTGCTGCTGCTGCATAGCGGACTGCGGTCGAGCGAGCTCTGCGGGATGACGGTAGGGGATGTTCATCTCACTCCGCGCGAGGGACGCGTGTTTATCAAGGGACAGCGTGGGAAAACCACGCGTTTCGTCTATCTCTCCACACGTGCACAGAATGCGCTGCGGCAGTTCATGCGATGGCGCGGCGTCTCCGTGATGGCCAAGCGTCTGCGCAAGGAGCCACTCTTCATCACCTATGAAGGAAACCCGCTGACGCAGCAGGCAGTCGACCAGCTTGTCAAGCGCGTGGGGAAGACTGCGGGACTGCCGGATATCACTCCTTCCATGCTCCGCAACACTTACGCTGCCAACGCCCTGCAATCCGGCAAGTCGCTCGACAGTCTGGCGCGGGCCATGGGTGTGTCTTCGATAAAAACCCTGCAGAAACTGAAGGAAGAGCTGGACGACGAGCAGGAGAACTGA
- a CDS encoding YggS family pyridoxal phosphate-dependent enzyme, with the protein MVAERIRHIEKRMADACERAGRSLQEVTLVAVTKTQPPETVNELLQTGILEIGENRVQEYLRKKDALAPHHLHMIGHLQRNKVKYLVGEVAMIHSVDSVDLAKEIDRRSASAGCMTDILLEVNTSGEESKFGFTAETAFAAVNEILPLTSVRLRGLMTVAEFVDDPELVRPAFQRLRALRERIVQEYGNGDMVELSMGMTNDFEVAIEEGATIVRIGSAIFGPRE; encoded by the coding sequence ATGGTAGCAGAGCGAATTCGGCATATCGAAAAGCGCATGGCCGACGCCTGCGAAAGGGCAGGACGCAGCCTGCAGGAGGTCACTCTCGTGGCGGTGACGAAAACGCAGCCACCCGAGACCGTCAATGAACTTCTGCAGACGGGCATCCTGGAAATTGGTGAAAACCGCGTGCAGGAGTACCTCCGCAAGAAGGATGCACTTGCGCCGCACCACCTCCACATGATCGGGCATCTGCAGCGCAACAAGGTGAAATACCTGGTAGGTGAGGTGGCAATGATCCATTCGGTTGACAGTGTGGATCTGGCGAAGGAAATCGATCGCCGATCCGCCTCCGCTGGATGCATGACCGATATCCTTCTCGAAGTCAACACGAGCGGGGAAGAATCCAAATTCGGATTTACCGCCGAAACCGCTTTTGCAGCGGTGAACGAAATACTTCCCCTGACTTCCGTGCGTTTGCGAGGACTGATGACAGTCGCCGAATTCGTGGATGACCCGGAACTTGTACGCCCTGCTTTTCAGCGGCTTCGTGCGCTGCGCGAACGCATCGTACAGGAATACGGCAACGGGGACATGGTTGAGCTTTCCATGGGAATGACCAATGATTTTGAGGTCGCCATCGAGGAAGGGGCCACCATCGTGCGTATCGGCAGCGCAATTTTTGGACCCAGAGAATGA